A stretch of the Filimonas lacunae genome encodes the following:
- a CDS encoding porin family protein — MKKTLVIILTLFATKGFSQGLFSRLEFGLKAGGNVSNFTNASFPTDPLYGFHAGFTMAFKITDRILIQEDILFSTQGAKIKGGSLGDQDLKLNYISIPFLLKYRAQSGFFVEAGPQFGMKANEKVAGWSKDDFAKKIDIAAAGGIGYQSRIGLGVGARYIYGLSKVGNFDISNVNNDFKNNTIQASIFYVF; from the coding sequence ATGAAAAAAACACTCGTTATTATTTTAACCCTGTTTGCTACAAAAGGGTTTAGCCAGGGATTGTTTTCACGATTAGAGTTTGGATTAAAAGCAGGGGGTAACGTTAGCAATTTTACCAATGCTTCTTTTCCTACCGATCCGCTTTATGGTTTTCATGCAGGCTTCACTATGGCTTTTAAAATCACCGACCGTATCCTTATCCAGGAAGACATTCTATTCTCTACACAGGGTGCAAAAATAAAAGGGGGCTCTTTGGGCGATCAGGATCTGAAGCTTAATTACATCTCTATACCGTTTCTGTTGAAGTATAGAGCCCAGTCTGGTTTTTTTGTAGAAGCAGGCCCGCAGTTTGGTATGAAGGCGAATGAAAAAGTAGCCGGCTGGAGTAAAGATGATTTTGCTAAGAAGATAGATATAGCGGCAGCCGGGGGAATAGGGTATCAATCACGTATAGGATTAGGCGTGGGAGCCAGGTATATATACGGATTATCGAAGGTGGGTAACTTTGATATCTCTAATGTGAATAATGATTTTAAGAATAATACCATACAGGCAAGTATATTTTATGTGTTTTAA